One genomic segment of Devosia sp. includes these proteins:
- a CDS encoding arginyltransferase, with protein MTDQSPETTQLFLTAAMPCPYLPGRMERKLFTHLSGRRASTLHHLLSDNGFRRSQNLIYRPACEGCCACQSVRIVAGGFATNKRFRRVLRANADIAVSVQPTVATSEQYALFKRYLSARHDGGGMTQMTYQDYEYMVEDTPVQSVLVEYRLRDLPDQPLLAVALTDVMPDGLSMVYSFYDPDHAHRSLGTYLILDHISQVRSANLSYVYLGYWVKDSPKMAYKGDYRPLQVQRGSLGWTDMVD; from the coding sequence ATGACGGACCAGTCTCCCGAAACCACCCAACTCTTCCTGACCGCTGCCATGCCCTGCCCCTATCTGCCGGGCCGCATGGAGCGGAAGCTCTTCACGCACCTGTCGGGGCGGCGGGCTTCGACGCTGCATCACCTGCTGAGCGACAACGGGTTTCGCCGCAGCCAGAACCTGATCTATCGCCCCGCCTGCGAGGGCTGCTGCGCCTGCCAGTCGGTCCGCATCGTGGCGGGCGGCTTTGCAACCAACAAAAGGTTCCGCCGGGTCTTGCGGGCAAATGCCGATATTGCCGTGTCGGTGCAGCCGACCGTCGCGACAAGCGAGCAATACGCGCTGTTCAAGCGCTATCTCAGCGCCCGCCACGATGGGGGCGGCATGACGCAGATGACCTACCAGGACTATGAGTACATGGTCGAGGACACGCCGGTGCAATCCGTGCTGGTCGAATACCGCCTGCGCGACCTGCCCGATCAGCCGCTGCTGGCCGTTGCCCTGACCGATGTGATGCCCGACGGGCTGTCCATGGTCTATTCGTTCTATGATCCGGACCACGCCCATCGAAGCCTGGGCACCTATCTGATCCTGGACCATATCAGCCAGGTCCGGTCGGCCAATCTGTCCTATGTCTATCTCGGCTATTGGGTGAAGGACTCGCCCAAAATGGCCTATAAGGGCGACTATCGGCCCCTGCAGGTTCAGCGCGGCTCGCTCGGCTGGACGGACATGGTTGACTAG
- the rnc gene encoding ribonuclease III, with protein MSRRDKTREKLQFRLGYNFADPDLLERALTHSSAISPARRVEQSYQRLEFLGDRVLGLVVADMVYRRYPKSNEGDLSRTLNTLVRKETCAVIARQLDLGSEMVLGDSEARSGGADKDAILGDVTEAVIGAIYLDGGLDPARKFVETLFEEFLADGQASRADAKTTLQEWAQARGLEPPAYELVERTGPDHAPEFTIAVDLSGFERIEAVGTSKKIAEHKAAEAFLLRQKVWKERP; from the coding sequence GTGAGCCGCCGGGACAAAACCCGCGAAAAGCTCCAGTTCCGCCTCGGCTACAATTTTGCCGATCCCGATCTTCTGGAGCGGGCGCTGACCCATTCCAGCGCCATCTCGCCGGCGCGGCGCGTCGAGCAGTCCTATCAGCGCCTTGAATTTCTAGGCGATCGGGTGCTCGGCCTTGTCGTCGCCGACATGGTCTATCGGCGCTATCCCAAATCCAATGAGGGCGACCTCAGCCGCACGCTCAATACGCTGGTGCGCAAGGAGACCTGCGCGGTCATCGCCCGCCAGCTCGATCTGGGCAGCGAGATGGTGCTGGGCGACAGCGAGGCGCGCTCCGGTGGCGCCGACAAGGACGCCATTCTCGGCGATGTCACTGAGGCGGTGATCGGCGCGATCTATCTTGATGGCGGTCTCGATCCGGCCCGGAAATTCGTCGAAACGCTGTTCGAGGAATTCCTTGCCGATGGCCAGGCCAGCCGCGCCGACGCCAAGACCACCCTGCAGGAATGGGCCCAGGCGCGCGGCCTTGAGCCGCCGGCCTATGAACTGGTCGAGCGCACCGGCCCCGACCACGCCCCCGAATTCACCATCGCGGTCGATCTGTCCGGCTTCGAACGCATCGAGGCAGTAGGGACATCCAAGAAAATCGCCGAACACAAGGCCGCCGAGGCCTTCCTGCTGCGCCAGAAGGTCTGGAAGGAACGCCCATGA
- the recO gene encoding DNA repair protein RecO: MEWTGEALLIGVRRHGESSLIAEAMVAGRGRYLGLVRGGRSSRLSATLQPGNTIQLTWRARLEDHLGTFSVELLQARAAGLIADRKRLYLSQVVFEHLRLLAERDPHDRLLAMALDLIDHDPDGAALARFELALLDELGFGLDLESCAATGVTQDLTHVSPKSGRAVSRAAAEPYKDRLLPLPACLVGRGNGSPSEIAAAFRLTGYFLDQHVWSARRIDPPTIRDKLIELLTLG; the protein is encoded by the coding sequence ATGGAATGGACCGGTGAAGCCCTGCTGATCGGTGTCCGCCGCCACGGCGAGTCCAGCCTCATTGCCGAGGCCATGGTGGCCGGTCGCGGCCGCTATCTCGGTCTGGTCCGCGGCGGTCGCTCGAGCAGGCTTTCGGCAACCCTGCAACCCGGCAATACCATCCAGCTCACCTGGCGCGCCCGCCTTGAGGATCACCTGGGCACCTTTTCCGTCGAACTGCTGCAAGCCCGCGCCGCCGGCCTGATTGCCGATCGCAAGCGGCTCTACCTGTCCCAGGTCGTGTTCGAGCATCTGCGCCTGCTTGCCGAGCGCGATCCGCATGACCGTTTGCTGGCCATGGCGCTCGATCTCATCGATCACGACCCCGATGGCGCAGCGCTGGCCCGCTTCGAACTGGCGCTGCTCGACGAACTGGGTTTTGGGCTGGATCTCGAAAGTTGCGCCGCTACTGGCGTTACCCAGGACCTCACCCACGTGTCGCCAAAATCGGGGCGCGCTGTGTCCCGGGCCGCCGCCGAACCCTACAAGGACCGCCTGCTGCCGCTACCGGCCTGCCTGGTCGGCCGCGGCAATGGCTCGCCATCCGAAATCGCCGCCGCCTTCCGCCTCACCGGATATTTCCTCGACCAGCATGTCTGGTCAGCCCGCCGGATCGATCCCCCGACCATCCGCGACAAGCTGATCGAACTGCTGACACTTGGATAG
- a CDS encoding DMT family transporter produces the protein MPAPTVPPPALTHQPLRGLVLIVGATLLFAYNDTTNKLLITEYNVPMVTAIRYITHCLLMLAILAPLKGRELVHTQRTGLVIVRGISLALGSFLMSLALQRMPVAETTAIIYLCPVLVVLLSGPLLKEKVTPISWVAALLGFTGVLLIARPGGGLDPLGVLFALGNVGLALAYNLLSRVLAHTERTMAMLFYSALAGAIGFGIFLPWTLHGAAPTGLQLVLFAGLGISAWLGHYLFTQSYRYAPAALVAPMTYLHLVWAGILGWLVFNHAPEPIALGGMGLVACAGALSAIRPRKGKRPAQLAAEDGTTERAG, from the coding sequence ATGCCAGCCCCCACCGTGCCGCCCCCGGCGCTCACCCATCAGCCATTGCGCGGCCTTGTGCTCATCGTCGGCGCAACGCTGCTGTTCGCCTATAACGACACCACCAACAAGCTGCTGATCACCGAATACAACGTGCCCATGGTGACGGCGATCCGCTACATCACCCATTGCCTGCTGATGCTGGCCATTCTGGCGCCCCTGAAGGGGCGCGAACTGGTCCACACCCAGCGGACGGGCCTCGTGATCGTGCGGGGCATAAGTCTGGCGCTGGGCTCGTTCCTCATGAGCCTTGCCCTGCAGCGCATGCCGGTGGCCGAGACCACCGCCATCATCTATCTCTGCCCCGTGCTTGTCGTGCTGCTGTCCGGCCCCCTGCTCAAGGAAAAGGTAACTCCGATTTCCTGGGTCGCGGCCCTGCTGGGTTTTACCGGCGTCCTGCTCATCGCGCGTCCGGGCGGCGGCCTTGATCCGCTGGGCGTCCTGTTCGCGCTGGGCAATGTCGGGCTGGCGCTGGCCTACAATCTGCTGTCCCGCGTGCTGGCTCACACCGAGCGCACCATGGCCATGCTGTTCTATTCGGCTTTGGCCGGCGCCATCGGTTTCGGCATTTTCCTGCCCTGGACGCTCCATGGCGCCGCGCCAACCGGGCTGCAACTCGTCCTCTTCGCCGGGCTCGGCATTTCCGCCTGGCTCGGCCACTATCTCTTCACCCAGTCCTACCGCTATGCCCCCGCGGCGCTGGTGGCTCCTATGACCTATCTGCACCTGGTCTGGGCCGGCATTCTCGGCTGGCTGGTCTTCAACCATGCGCCCGAGCCGATCGCGCTCGGAGGCATGGGGCTCGTTGCCTGCGCCGGCGCGCTCAGCGCCATCCGCCCGCGAAAAGGCAAACGCCCGGCCCAGCTGGCCGCCGAAGACGGAACCACGGAAAGGGCTGGCTAA
- the hemB gene encoding porphobilinogen synthase — MAHDWPRHDMSFLAGQRLRRTRQTAWSRAMVRETELLPRDLIWPLFVIEGQNERTPIRTMPGVERLSIDLMIGAAREARDAGIPALAIFPNTPDHLRSEDGAEAYNANNLMCRTLAAIKDAVPEIGLIADVALDEYSANGQDGLVRDGEILNDETVEAMVKSALVQAAAGADIIAPSDMMDGRVAAIRRALDAEGHEQVQIMSYAAKYASCFYGPFREAVGSGSRLKGDKRTYQMDFANSDEALREIEQDIAEGADSVMIKPGMPYLDVIRRAKDAFNVPLYAYQVSGEYAMIEMAGAAGAINRDAAVLESLWAFKRAGVNGVLTYYALEMARKLTA, encoded by the coding sequence ATGGCGCACGACTGGCCCCGGCACGACATGAGCTTTCTGGCTGGTCAGCGCCTGCGGCGCACGCGCCAGACGGCATGGAGCCGCGCCATGGTGCGCGAAACCGAACTGCTTCCGCGTGATCTGATCTGGCCGCTCTTCGTGATCGAGGGACAGAACGAGCGGACGCCGATCCGGACCATGCCGGGGGTGGAGCGGTTGTCTATCGACCTGATGATCGGCGCTGCGCGCGAGGCGCGCGATGCCGGTATCCCGGCGCTGGCCATTTTTCCCAATACGCCGGACCACCTGCGCAGCGAAGACGGCGCCGAGGCCTACAACGCCAACAACCTGATGTGCCGGACGCTGGCGGCAATCAAGGACGCGGTGCCCGAGATCGGGCTGATCGCCGATGTGGCGCTGGACGAATATTCGGCCAATGGGCAGGACGGGCTGGTGCGCGACGGCGAAATCCTCAATGACGAAACGGTGGAGGCCATGGTCAAGTCGGCGCTGGTGCAGGCGGCGGCGGGCGCCGACATCATCGCGCCGTCGGACATGATGGATGGGCGCGTGGCCGCGATCCGCCGGGCGCTGGATGCCGAGGGGCACGAGCAGGTTCAGATCATGTCCTATGCGGCCAAATATGCGTCGTGCTTCTACGGCCCCTTCCGCGAGGCGGTCGGCTCGGGCAGCCGGCTCAAGGGCGACAAGCGCACCTATCAGATGGACTTTGCCAATTCCGACGAGGCCCTGCGCGAGATCGAACAGGATATTGCCGAGGGCGCGGACAGTGTGATGATCAAGCCTGGCATGCCCTATCTCGATGTCATCCGGCGCGCGAAAGACGCATTCAACGTGCCGCTCTATGCCTATCAGGTGAGCGGCGAATACGCGATGATCGAGATGGCGGGCGCCGCCGGAGCGATCAATCGCGACGCGGCGGTGCTGGAAAGCCTCTGGGCCTTCAAGCGCGCCGGCGTGAACGGGGTGCTGACCTATTACGCGCTGGAAATGGCGCGCAAGCTGACGGCTTAG
- the parC gene encoding DNA topoisomerase IV subunit A produces MSDADTLPPPDDQRIVDLKQALEERYLSYALSTITQRALPDARDGLKPVHRRILHAMRLLRLDPNQGYKKSARIVGDVIGKFHPHGDQSIYDALVRLAQDFALRYPLVDGQGNFGNIDGDSPAAMRYTESRMTDVATRLLEGITEDAIDFKPTYDGEDEEPVVLPSNFPNLLANGSTGIAVGMATSVPPHNLVELCNAALKIIYTPGVETADLIHPDPSAPPSMDDLVRGPDFPTGGQLVESRSSIINSYETGRGSFRVRAIWEKEEKGRGVYQIVVTQIPYSVQKSRLVEKIAELLLAKKLPLLKDVRDESADDIRLVLEPRAGTVDAVILMEQLFKLTELEVRFSLNLNVLDHGTVPRVMSLADALKAWLDHRKVVLVRRSEHRLQQIANRLEVLEGYIVAYLNLDEVIRIIREEDDAKASLMATFSLTDNQAEAILNMRLRSLRKLEEIELRQEHKNLTEEQGKLEALLASDKRQWGEIAKQVETLKKAYPLFEADGTTPHALGARRTILGNAPAADAAEITEAFIEREPITVILSEKGWIRAPKGHNATIDEKGFKTGDRLKLALNCETTDKLLMLTTGGKVYTIGADKLPGGRGQGEPVRIMVDIEEGQDIVDLFVYRPGQKRIIASSAGYGFVVAEDDLIANTRKGKQILNVSLPDEARLIAPGDGDRVAVIGQNRKLLVFPMAQLAAMSRGKGVRLQRYKDGGISDIKAFYAADGLTWTDSSGRTYTKPAEELTDWLGDRASAGRQPPTGFPRNNKFVG; encoded by the coding sequence ATGTCTGACGCCGATACCCTTCCGCCGCCTGACGATCAACGCATCGTCGATCTCAAGCAGGCGCTCGAAGAGCGGTATCTGTCCTATGCCCTGTCCACGATCACCCAGCGCGCCCTTCCCGATGCCCGTGACGGGTTGAAGCCCGTTCACCGCCGCATCCTGCACGCCATGCGCCTGCTGCGGCTCGATCCGAACCAGGGCTACAAGAAATCCGCGCGCATCGTCGGCGACGTCATCGGTAAGTTCCACCCCCATGGCGACCAGTCCATCTATGATGCGCTGGTCCGCCTCGCCCAGGATTTCGCCCTGCGCTATCCGCTGGTCGATGGTCAGGGCAATTTCGGCAATATCGACGGCGATAGCCCGGCCGCCATGCGCTACACCGAAAGCCGCATGACCGACGTGGCCACGCGCCTGCTCGAAGGCATCACCGAGGATGCCATCGACTTCAAGCCGACCTATGACGGCGAAGACGAAGAGCCGGTCGTCCTGCCCTCGAACTTTCCCAACCTGCTCGCCAATGGCTCCACCGGCATCGCGGTCGGCATGGCCACCTCGGTGCCGCCGCATAATCTCGTCGAGCTCTGCAATGCCGCACTCAAGATCATCTACACGCCCGGCGTCGAAACGGCCGACCTGATCCACCCCGATCCGTCCGCGCCGCCCAGCATGGACGACCTAGTGCGCGGCCCCGATTTCCCCACTGGCGGCCAATTGGTCGAAAGCCGCTCCTCCATCATCAATTCCTACGAAACCGGTCGCGGCTCGTTCCGCGTCCGCGCCATCTGGGAAAAGGAGGAAAAGGGCAGGGGCGTCTATCAGATCGTCGTCACCCAGATCCCGTACAGCGTGCAGAAATCGCGGCTGGTCGAAAAGATCGCCGAACTGCTTCTTGCCAAGAAGCTGCCGCTGCTCAAGGACGTTCGCGACGAAAGTGCCGACGACATCCGCCTGGTGCTCGAGCCGCGCGCCGGCACTGTCGATGCCGTCATCCTCATGGAGCAATTGTTCAAGCTCACCGAGCTCGAAGTCCGGTTCAGCCTGAATCTCAACGTCCTCGACCATGGCACGGTCCCCCGCGTCATGAGCCTCGCGGATGCTCTCAAAGCCTGGCTCGATCACCGCAAGGTGGTGCTGGTCCGCCGCTCCGAACATCGCCTGCAGCAGATCGCCAATCGCCTCGAAGTGCTCGAGGGCTACATTGTCGCCTACCTGAACCTCGACGAGGTCATCCGCATCATTCGCGAGGAGGATGATGCCAAGGCCAGCCTCATGGCTACCTTCAGTCTCACCGACAATCAGGCCGAAGCCATCCTCAACATGCGCCTGCGTTCCCTGCGCAAGCTTGAAGAGATCGAACTGCGTCAGGAGCACAAGAACCTGACCGAAGAACAGGGCAAGCTCGAAGCCCTGCTTGCTTCCGACAAGCGCCAATGGGGCGAGATTGCCAAGCAGGTCGAGACCCTCAAGAAGGCCTATCCGCTGTTCGAGGCCGATGGCACCACGCCCCATGCGCTCGGCGCCCGCCGCACCATTCTGGGCAATGCGCCCGCCGCCGATGCTGCCGAGATCACCGAAGCCTTTATCGAGCGCGAGCCGATCACGGTCATCCTGTCCGAAAAGGGCTGGATTCGCGCGCCCAAGGGCCACAACGCCACCATCGACGAAAAGGGTTTCAAGACCGGTGACCGGCTGAAACTGGCGCTCAATTGCGAGACCACCGATAAGCTGTTGATGCTCACCACCGGCGGCAAGGTCTATACAATCGGCGCCGACAAGCTGCCCGGCGGCCGCGGCCAGGGCGAGCCGGTGCGCATCATGGTCGATATCGAAGAAGGGCAGGATATCGTCGATCTTTTCGTCTATCGGCCCGGCCAGAAGCGCATCATCGCCTCGTCGGCGGGCTATGGCTTTGTCGTGGCTGAAGATGACCTGATCGCCAATACCCGCAAGGGCAAGCAGATCCTCAACGTGTCCCTGCCGGACGAGGCGCGGCTGATTGCGCCGGGCGATGGCGACCGTGTCGCCGTCATTGGCCAGAACCGCAAGCTTCTGGTCTTCCCCATGGCCCAGCTCGCGGCCATGAGCCGGGGCAAGGGCGTGCGTCTGCAGCGCTACAAGGACGGCGGCATTTCCGACATCAAGGCCTTCTATGCCGCCGATGGCCTGACCTGGACCGATTCCTCGGGACGCACCTATACCAAGCCAGCGGAAGAACTGACCGACTGGCTCGGCGACCGCGCCTCCGCCGGCCGCCAACCCCCAACCGGCTTCCCCAGAAACAACAAGTTTGTGGGGTGA
- a CDS encoding winged helix DNA-binding protein, translating to MAIKSNAAEALIPETGGSLKPLYLEAVSRVERLHRRLLDLIKDEFDRMGWDDINPVQALLMFNIGDAELTAGELRSRGYYLGSNVSYNLKKLVETGYIFQERSRTDRRSVRIKLTPKGEEVAEVIDELYDRHLKSIDKVGGLGDEEFDNLNKALARLERFWVDQILYKL from the coding sequence ATGGCAATCAAGTCGAACGCGGCCGAGGCGCTCATCCCGGAAACTGGCGGCAGTCTCAAGCCGCTCTATCTCGAAGCAGTTTCCCGTGTCGAGCGCCTCCACCGGCGCCTGCTCGATCTGATCAAGGACGAGTTCGACCGCATGGGCTGGGATGACATCAATCCCGTTCAGGCCCTGCTGATGTTCAACATCGGCGATGCCGAACTGACTGCCGGTGAGCTGCGGTCCCGCGGCTACTATCTCGGCTCCAATGTGTCCTACAATCTCAAGAAGCTCGTTGAGACCGGCTATATCTTCCAGGAGCGTTCGCGCACCGATCGCCGTTCGGTCCGCATCAAGCTGACCCCCAAGGGCGAGGAAGTGGCCGAGGTCATCGACGAACTCTATGACCGTCACCTCAAGTCCATCGACAAGGTCGGCGGACTGGGCGACGAGGAATTCGACAATCTCAACAAGGCCCTGGCCCGTCTCGAGCGCTTCTGGGTCGACCAGATCCTCTACAAGCTCTGA
- a CDS encoding RDD family protein, whose product MTQQYANRPNLPDPNTAPELFEGLLTRRVMAYLIDLVIIGALTLVLGLVGVVLGFLTFGLAWLTLALVLPAAVVIYYAATLGSPRRATVGMQAMDIVLTPARGQPLDGWMAIFHALLFWVTFWISWPVAILFALFTPRRQMIHDLIMGTLMVRRSPMMRHWQRVHGAGQFSA is encoded by the coding sequence ATGACACAGCAATATGCCAATCGCCCGAACCTGCCCGACCCCAATACGGCCCCCGAACTGTTCGAGGGTTTGCTGACGCGCCGGGTGATGGCCTATCTCATCGACCTGGTGATTATCGGCGCCCTGACGCTGGTTCTCGGCCTTGTCGGTGTCGTGCTCGGCTTTCTCACCTTCGGTCTGGCCTGGCTGACCCTGGCGCTGGTTCTGCCGGCGGCGGTTGTCATCTATTACGCGGCAACATTGGGTTCGCCGCGGCGCGCCACGGTCGGGATGCAGGCGATGGATATTGTGCTGACGCCGGCGCGCGGCCAGCCGCTTGATGGCTGGATGGCGATTTTCCATGCCCTGCTATTCTGGGTGACCTTCTGGATTTCCTGGCCGGTCGCCATCCTCTTCGCGCTGTTCACCCCGCGCCGGCAGATGATCCATGACCTCATCATGGGCACGCTGATGGTGCGGCGCTCGCCGATGATGCGTCACTGGCAGCGCGTGCATGGCGCCGGGCAGTTCAGCGCCTGA
- the era gene encoding GTPase Era, with the protein MNDPAELSQTSCGFIALVGAPNAGKSTLLNALVGTKVSIVTHKAQTTRSQVRGVLTLDQAQLVFVDTPGIFAPKRRLDRAMVESAWGGAGDADIVAFILDADRGITPEIEALLEGLENIRQPKVLILNKIDTVKHESLLSLSQTLNGRLRFEATFMLSALKGHGVKDFIDWCIKHVPPGPWHFPEDHLTDLTMAITAAEVTREKLFLRVHDEIPYNSTVETESFKIQKDGSYKIDQVVYVTRDSHKKIVLGAGGQTIKAIGAESRKELMEMYEVPIHLFLFVKVRQKWADDPERYQEMGLEFPGGKN; encoded by the coding sequence ATGAACGATCCCGCCGAACTCAGCCAGACGTCCTGCGGCTTCATCGCCCTGGTCGGCGCGCCCAATGCCGGCAAGTCGACGCTGCTCAATGCCCTCGTCGGCACCAAGGTGTCCATCGTCACCCACAAGGCGCAGACGACCCGCAGCCAGGTGCGCGGCGTCCTCACCCTTGATCAGGCCCAACTGGTCTTTGTCGACACGCCCGGCATTTTTGCGCCCAAGCGGCGGCTGGACCGGGCCATGGTCGAAAGCGCCTGGGGCGGGGCAGGGGATGCCGACATCGTCGCCTTCATCCTCGATGCCGATCGCGGCATCACCCCCGAGATCGAAGCCCTTCTCGAAGGCCTCGAAAACATCCGCCAGCCCAAGGTGCTGATCCTCAACAAGATCGACACCGTCAAGCACGAGAGCCTGCTGAGCCTCTCGCAAACGCTCAACGGGCGCCTGCGCTTCGAGGCCACCTTCATGCTCTCCGCGCTCAAGGGCCATGGCGTCAAGGATTTCATCGACTGGTGCATCAAGCACGTGCCGCCGGGCCCTTGGCATTTCCCGGAAGATCACCTGACCGACCTCACCATGGCCATCACCGCCGCCGAGGTTACGCGCGAAAAGCTGTTCCTGCGCGTCCACGATGAAATTCCCTACAATTCCACCGTCGAGACCGAGAGCTTCAAGATCCAGAAGGACGGCTCCTACAAGATCGACCAGGTCGTCTATGTCACCCGCGACAGCCACAAGAAGATCGTGCTGGGCGCCGGCGGACAGACCATCAAGGCCATCGGGGCGGAGTCGCGCAAGGAACTGATGGAGATGTACGAGGTGCCCATCCACCTCTTCCTCTTTGTCAAAGTCCGCCAGAAATGGGCCGACGACCCCGAGCGCTATCAGGAAATGGGGCTGGAGTTTCCCGGTGGGAAGAACTAG
- the lepB gene encoding signal peptidase I: protein MSQPADKTKVKSAASEWWDTFIVIIEALLIAIVLRFFLFQPFSIPTASMQQTLMIGDYFIANKFVWGYGKHSFSLGRYGDFALLDFELPISNRIFGREPLRGDVAVFRPVPQNLEYIKRVVGMPGDTIQVREGRLYINGTMVERELLGTRLDTDSNGDTREVSVYRETFPEGSTHVIQEIGDNLPLDNTPEYVVPAGHYFMMGDNRDRSADSRVLSQVGYVPAVNLIAKAEARFFSIADNLPPWQIWQWPANVRWDRMFQSVYGDQPYDTTAAP, encoded by the coding sequence ATGAGCCAGCCTGCCGATAAGACCAAGGTAAAATCCGCCGCCAGCGAGTGGTGGGATACCTTTATCGTCATCATCGAGGCGCTGTTGATCGCCATCGTGCTGCGGTTCTTCCTGTTCCAGCCGTTCTCCATTCCGACGGCGTCCATGCAACAGACCCTGATGATCGGCGACTATTTCATCGCCAACAAGTTCGTCTGGGGCTACGGCAAGCATTCCTTCTCGCTCGGCCGCTACGGCGATTTCGCGCTGCTCGATTTCGAACTGCCGATCTCCAACCGCATATTCGGGCGCGAGCCACTGCGCGGTGATGTCGCCGTATTCCGTCCCGTCCCGCAGAACCTTGAATATATCAAGCGCGTCGTCGGCATGCCGGGCGACACCATTCAGGTGCGCGAGGGTCGCCTCTACATCAACGGCACCATGGTCGAGCGTGAACTGCTCGGCACCCGGCTCGATACCGACAGCAATGGTGATACGCGCGAAGTCAGCGTCTATCGCGAAACCTTCCCCGAGGGATCCACGCACGTCATTCAGGAAATCGGCGACAACCTGCCGCTCGACAACACGCCCGAATATGTCGTGCCTGCCGGTCACTACTTCATGATGGGTGACAACCGCGACCGCTCCGCCGACAGCCGCGTGCTCAGCCAGGTCGGCTACGTTCCGGCCGTCAACCTGATCGCCAAGGCCGAGGCGCGCTTCTTCTCCATCGCGGACAACCTGCCGCCCTGGCAGATATGGCAGTGGCCGGCCAATGTGCGCTGGGATCGCATGTTCCAGTCCGTCTATGGCGATCAGCCATATGACACGACGGCAGCGCCGTGA
- a CDS encoding Dabb family protein — MIRHIVLVRFRPDVTAEQRQVIYQDLESLREVVPGFLGMSAGPNLSPEGKDQGFAEAFTMDFADAAARDAYLVHPDHQAAGGRLVAALEGGRDGLIVFDIEV, encoded by the coding sequence ATGATCCGCCACATCGTCCTTGTCCGCTTCCGGCCGGACGTCACGGCCGAGCAACGTCAAGTCATCTATCAAGATCTTGAATCTCTGCGTGAAGTCGTGCCGGGCTTCCTCGGCATGAGCGCTGGGCCCAATCTGTCGCCCGAAGGCAAGGATCAGGGCTTTGCCGAAGCGTTCACCATGGACTTCGCCGACGCCGCAGCCCGCGACGCCTATCTGGTCCATCCCGACCACCAGGCCGCCGGCGGCAGGCTTGTCGCCGCGCTCGAAGGCGGCCGCGACGGCCTGATCGTTTTCGATATCGAAGTCTGA